A region of Staphylococcus sp. IVB6181 DNA encodes the following proteins:
- the proC gene encoding pyrroline-5-carboxylate reductase: MKIVFYGSGNMAHAIFSGIIASKVIDPNNIYITNRSNEEVLKGYADELGVNYSYDDASLLADADFVFLGTKPYDFDALADRIRPYIADENKFISIMAGISIQYIRKQLEHDNPIARIMPNTNAQVGHSVTGISFSDNYASEDRQQVIDIVHAFGSEIEVQEDALHQVTAVTGSGPAFLYHVFEQYVEAGVKLGLDKEEVEESIRNLIIGTGKMIERSDLSMEQLRQNVTSKGGTTQAGLDALSQHDIEGIFEDCFNAAVKRSKDLSNED; the protein is encoded by the coding sequence ATGAAAATTGTATTTTATGGTTCAGGCAACATGGCGCATGCCATTTTCTCAGGAATCATTGCATCAAAAGTAATTGATCCAAATAATATCTATATCACAAACCGTTCAAACGAAGAAGTGTTAAAAGGTTATGCTGATGAATTAGGCGTTAACTATAGTTATGATGACGCATCTTTACTTGCGGATGCTGACTTTGTATTTTTAGGAACTAAGCCCTATGATTTTGATGCCTTAGCAGATAGAATCCGTCCATATATTGCAGACGAGAATAAGTTCATTTCAATTATGGCGGGTATCTCGATTCAGTATATCAGAAAACAACTAGAACATGATAATCCGATTGCACGTATTATGCCGAATACGAATGCACAAGTCGGTCATTCTGTAACAGGTATCAGTTTCTCTGATAATTATGCTTCAGAAGATCGTCAGCAAGTGATTGATATTGTGCATGCATTCGGTTCAGAAATAGAAGTACAAGAAGATGCGCTGCATCAAGTGACAGCAGTGACTGGAAGCGGACCAGCGTTCTTGTATCATGTGTTTGAACAGTATGTTGAAGCGGGTGTCAAGCTTGGATTAGATAAAGAAGAAGTTGAAGAATCTATCCGTAATTTAATTATCGGCACAGGTAAAATGATAGAACGTTCTGATTTAAGTATGGAGCAATTAAGACAAAACGTGACATCTAAAGGCGGAACAACACAAGCTGGTTTAGATGCTTTATCACAACATGACATCGAAGGCATCTTTGAAGATTGCTTCAATGCTGCTGTTAAAAGAAGTAAAGACTTATCAAATGAAGACTAA
- a CDS encoding ScpA family protein, translated as MYEVKLDAFNGPLDLLLHLIHKYEIDIYDIPMKSLTEQYMNYIHAMKELEINIASEYLVVASELLMIKSKMLLPQQPDLSDEAIDDPREELVGRLIEYQNYKEYTTFLNEMKTQREQYYSKHPTDLSHLESTELWDENNTIDLTELIMAYQRIKTRASFNTPRQVTIQKETFTIEQATMQVSEKLSHAASFNFFSLFTFNETTEHVVTHFLAILELSKSGIIQIKQEKDFSDINITRGVNYGA; from the coding sequence ATGTACGAAGTTAAATTAGATGCTTTTAACGGGCCGCTTGATTTGCTGCTGCACTTAATTCATAAATATGAAATCGATATTTATGATATTCCGATGAAATCATTAACAGAACAATACATGAATTATATTCATGCAATGAAAGAATTAGAAATCAATATTGCGAGCGAGTATCTTGTTGTCGCATCTGAGCTGTTAATGATCAAAAGCAAAATGCTGCTGCCGCAACAACCGGATTTATCTGACGAAGCAATAGATGACCCGCGTGAAGAATTAGTAGGGCGTCTGATTGAATATCAAAACTATAAAGAATACACAACTTTTCTGAATGAAATGAAAACACAGCGCGAACAATATTATAGTAAGCATCCTACAGATTTAAGCCATTTAGAATCAACAGAATTATGGGATGAAAACAATACTATTGATTTAACAGAACTGATTATGGCTTATCAACGCATTAAAACAAGAGCTTCTTTCAATACACCAAGACAAGTCACTATCCAAAAGGAAACTTTCACGATTGAACAAGCAACGATGCAAGTATCTGAAAAATTATCACATGCCGCTTCTTTCAACTTTTTCAGTTTGTTTACATTCAATGAAACAACAGAGCATGTGGTCACGCATTTCCTCGCCATTTTAGAATTGTCTAAATCAGGTATCATTCAAATCAAACAAGAAAAGGATTTCTCAGATATTAATATTACGCGAGGTGTAAATTATGGCGCTTAA
- the zwf gene encoding glucose-6-phosphate dehydrogenase yields the protein MSTKRKHIPCLITIFGATGDLSHRKLFPSLFHLYQQDNLDEHVAIIGIGRRDYSNDEFRNQVKSSIQAHVKDTKHLDQFMDHVFYFKHDVSDEQSYDDLLKFSNQLDSEFGLQGNRLFYLAMAPNFFGLVTDYLKSSGLTKTRGFKRLVIEKPFGSDLASAEKLNKQIRKSFKENEIYRIDHYLGKDMVQNIEVLRFANAMFEPLWNNKYISNIQVTSSEVLGVEDRGGYYESSGALKDMFQNHMLQMVALLAMEPPISLNSADIRAEKVKVLKSLHPLDSEAVRTNFVRGQYDAGEINGQQVKSYREEDRVSEDSITPTFVSGKVMIDNFRWAGVPFYIRTGKRMKRKSIQVVVEFKEVPMNLYYEKDKHLDSNLLVINIQPNEGVSIHLNAKKNVQGIETEPVQLSYSMSAQDKMNTVDAYENLLFDCLKGDATNFTHWEELKSTWKYVDAIQEEWDQVTPDFPNYKSGTNGPLKSELLLSRDGFHWWDDIY from the coding sequence TTGAGTACTAAAAGAAAGCATATACCATGTTTGATTACAATTTTTGGAGCAACAGGTGATTTAAGCCACCGTAAGCTCTTCCCTTCACTATTTCATTTATACCAACAGGATAACCTTGATGAACATGTTGCAATCATTGGTATTGGCCGTCGTGACTATTCAAATGATGAATTTCGCAATCAGGTGAAATCATCTATTCAAGCTCATGTAAAAGATACAAAACACCTTGATCAATTTATGGACCATGTATTTTACTTTAAGCATGATGTCAGTGATGAACAAAGCTATGATGATTTGCTCAAATTCAGCAACCAGCTTGATTCAGAATTCGGTTTGCAAGGCAATCGTTTATTCTATCTTGCAATGGCGCCTAACTTCTTCGGTTTAGTGACGGATTACTTAAAATCTTCAGGCCTTACTAAAACAAGAGGCTTTAAACGTTTAGTGATTGAAAAACCGTTCGGCAGTGACTTGGCATCTGCTGAGAAGTTGAATAAACAAATAAGAAAATCATTCAAAGAAAACGAAATCTATCGTATCGATCACTATCTTGGTAAAGATATGGTTCAAAATATCGAAGTGTTGCGTTTTGCGAATGCGATGTTTGAGCCATTATGGAACAATAAATACATTTCTAACATTCAAGTGACTTCTTCAGAAGTATTAGGTGTTGAAGACCGCGGCGGATATTATGAATCCAGCGGTGCGTTAAAAGATATGTTCCAAAACCATATGCTTCAAATGGTCGCATTGCTGGCGATGGAACCGCCTATCAGTTTGAATAGTGCTGATATCAGAGCGGAAAAAGTTAAAGTGTTGAAGTCGCTGCATCCGTTAGATTCTGAAGCGGTGCGTACAAACTTCGTCCGCGGCCAATATGATGCCGGAGAAATTAACGGCCAGCAAGTTAAAAGTTATCGTGAAGAAGATCGTGTCAGCGAAGACTCAATCACCCCTACTTTTGTTTCAGGCAAAGTTATGATTGATAACTTCCGCTGGGCTGGCGTACCATTCTATATCCGTACAGGTAAAAGAATGAAACGCAAATCTATTCAAGTGGTCGTTGAATTTAAAGAAGTACCAATGAACTTATACTATGAAAAAGATAAACATTTAGATTCTAACTTGCTTGTGATTAACATCCAACCTAATGAAGGGGTATCTATCCACTTAAATGCGAAGAAAAACGTACAAGGCATTGAAACTGAACCGGTACAACTTTCTTACTCTATGAGTGCACAAGATAAAATGAATACTGTTGATGCATATGAAAACTTATTATTCGACTGCCTCAAAGGCGATGCAACAAACTTTACACATTGGGAAGAGTTAAAATCAACATGGAAATATGTAGATGCCATTCAAGAAGAATGGGATCAAGTAACGCCAGATTTCCCTAACTATAAATCTGGTACGAACGGTCCGCTCAAAAGTGAATTATTACTTAGCCGTGACGGCTTCCATTGGTGGGACGATATTTACTAA
- a CDS encoding DUF309 domain-containing protein, with translation MKHALIDFYYQFHTKQHYFLCHDILEEAWKAQNHYSKTDAVVSLILCATGCYHYRRANYKGAHTLFQRAYRVAHLNRYVLSDLGLKGSDYMRLLKDYAQAAQQQLPFEPMELPVLHAFTEAIQAVYTDYTMMQQVSTLPYICDHHLLRDRHEVENARLEALKLKQLKDKK, from the coding sequence ATGAAACATGCACTTATCGACTTTTATTATCAATTTCATACTAAGCAGCACTATTTTCTATGCCACGATATTTTAGAAGAAGCATGGAAAGCACAAAACCATTATTCAAAAACAGATGCTGTGGTGAGCTTGATTTTATGTGCAACAGGCTGCTACCACTATAGACGTGCAAATTATAAAGGCGCACATACACTCTTTCAACGCGCATATCGTGTTGCGCATTTAAATCGTTATGTATTATCAGACCTCGGTTTAAAGGGCAGTGATTATATGCGTTTGCTGAAAGATTATGCACAAGCAGCACAACAGCAATTACCGTTTGAACCTATGGAACTGCCTGTGCTTCATGCATTCACAGAAGCGATCCAAGCAGTCTATACAGATTACACTATGATGCAGCAAGTGAGTACGCTGCCTTATATATGCGATCATCATTTATTGCGCGACAGACATGAAGTTGAAAATGCGCGATTAGAAGCTTTGAAACTAAAACAGCTGAAAGACAAAAAATAA
- a CDS encoding pseudouridine synthase has translation MSNELERVQKRIANSGYTSRRKAETLIVEGKVQVNGETVTELGTKVKPSDSVEVEGVKLEQEDKLYILFYKPAQVITSVSDDRGRKVVTDYFEDLETRIYPVGRLDYDTSGLLILTNDGEFTNLMTHPRYKIKKKYVAKLKGYLMRDEVKQLEKGIQLEDGKTHPAEVKIKNQNKEKNTTLVEITISEGRNRQVRRMFEHFGYEVTKLTRIELGGLTLKGLNAGEGRVLTPHEVKKLRNLAANG, from the coding sequence ATGAGTAACGAATTAGAGAGAGTACAAAAGCGTATTGCGAACAGCGGCTATACGTCTAGAAGAAAAGCAGAGACATTAATCGTTGAAGGAAAGGTGCAAGTCAACGGGGAAACTGTGACGGAATTAGGTACTAAAGTCAAACCTTCAGACAGTGTAGAAGTAGAAGGGGTAAAATTAGAACAAGAAGATAAACTTTATATTTTATTCTATAAACCTGCACAAGTTATCACAAGTGTTTCAGATGATCGCGGAAGAAAGGTAGTCACGGATTACTTCGAAGATTTAGAAACGCGTATCTATCCGGTAGGGCGATTGGACTATGATACTTCAGGTTTGCTGATACTGACGAATGACGGAGAATTTACAAACTTGATGACACATCCGCGCTACAAAATCAAAAAGAAATATGTCGCTAAATTAAAAGGCTATTTAATGCGCGATGAAGTGAAACAATTAGAAAAAGGTATCCAATTAGAAGACGGCAAAACACATCCGGCAGAAGTAAAAATCAAGAACCAAAACAAAGAAAAGAATACTACATTGGTTGAGATTACAATTTCAGAAGGCCGTAACCGACAAGTACGCCGTATGTTTGAACATTTCGGCTATGAAGTAACGAAATTAACGAGAATCGAACTTGGCGGATTAACATTGAAAGGCTTGAATGCTGGAGAAGGCAGAGTACTTACGCCGCATGAAGTGAAAAAATTACGTAATTTAGCCGCAAATGGCTAG
- a CDS encoding NUDIX hydrolase: MDFTEKTLHKQSIYKGKIIDVDVDEVLLPNGETSKREIVNHTGAVAVCALTPENKVVLVKQFRKPIEKVLLEIPAGKLEEGEEPKSAAYRELEEETGYIAHDLKQIADIYTSPGFANEKIAIYFTDNLSKGKVQLDPDEFVEQVELTIDEIKDLVQNQQIEDAKTLITLQHLLSVYNHSK, from the coding sequence ATGGATTTTACAGAAAAGACTTTACACAAACAATCTATCTACAAAGGCAAAATTATTGATGTTGATGTAGATGAAGTACTATTACCTAATGGGGAGACTTCAAAACGTGAAATTGTCAATCACACAGGTGCAGTAGCAGTTTGTGCTTTGACACCTGAAAATAAAGTGGTCTTGGTAAAACAATTCCGCAAACCGATTGAAAAGGTATTATTAGAAATCCCTGCTGGCAAACTAGAAGAGGGGGAAGAACCGAAATCAGCGGCTTATCGAGAATTAGAAGAAGAAACTGGATATATCGCTCATGATTTGAAACAAATTGCGGACATTTATACTTCTCCTGGGTTTGCAAATGAGAAAATCGCAATCTACTTCACTGACAATTTATCAAAAGGAAAGGTCCAATTAGACCCGGATGAATTTGTTGAACAAGTGGAGCTGACAATAGATGAAATCAAGGATTTAGTACAAAATCAACAAATAGAAGATGCCAAAACTTTAATTACATTGCAGCACCTATTATCAGTTTATAATCATTCTAAATAA
- the scpB gene encoding SMC-Scp complex subunit ScpB, producing MALKQNGILEGLLYTAGDEGLESKQLQEILDVSEETLETLVASYESPGLMIHQYGSTYVLTTKQEISSYIEQLVKQQSKMKLSQAAMEVLSIIAYNQPVTRNDIEIIRGINSDGAAKTLIARGLVEAKDEESSRSQQLYTTPLFLNVFGMKNIDELPTTEEEEEEIESFFNNLINQKGDNNE from the coding sequence ATGGCGCTTAAGCAAAACGGAATATTAGAAGGATTATTGTATACGGCAGGTGATGAAGGCCTGGAATCAAAACAATTACAAGAAATCCTGGACGTCTCAGAAGAAACATTAGAAACGCTAGTGGCTTCCTATGAATCACCTGGGCTGATGATTCATCAATATGGGTCCACTTATGTTCTGACAACCAAACAAGAAATTTCAAGCTATATTGAACAGTTAGTAAAACAGCAGTCAAAAATGAAGTTGTCTCAAGCAGCTATGGAAGTTTTATCTATTATCGCTTATAACCAGCCTGTAACGCGAAACGACATTGAAATCATCAGAGGTATCAACTCTGACGGCGCTGCAAAAACACTTATTGCACGAGGCTTAGTAGAAGCGAAAGACGAAGAGAGTTCAAGAAGCCAGCAGCTTTATACTACACCGTTATTTTTAAATGTATTCGGCATGAAAAATATCGATGAATTACCTACGACAGAAGAAGAAGAGGAAGAAATCGAATCATTCTTCAATAATTTAATTAACCAAAAAGGAGATAATAATGAGTAA
- the xerD gene encoding site-specific tyrosine recombinase XerD — protein METNFDNIIEEYLKFIQIEKGLSANTIGAYRRDLNKYKTYLELKKVSNIDFIDRETIQQCLGYLHDDGHSAKSIARFISTVRSFHQFALRERYAAKDPTVLIETPKYERRLPDVLDVDDVLALLETPNLSKNNGYRDRTILELLYATGMRVTELIHVRVEDVNLIMGFVRVFGKGSKERIIPLGETVIDYLKTYIETVRPQLLKQTVTDTLFLNMHGKPLSRQGIWKLIKQYGVQANITKKLTPHSLRHSFATHLLENGADLRAVQEMLGHSDISTTQLYTHVSKSQIRKMYNEFHPRA, from the coding sequence TTGGAAACGAATTTTGATAATATCATTGAAGAATATTTAAAGTTCATCCAAATTGAGAAAGGTTTAAGCGCAAATACGATAGGTGCCTATCGCCGCGACTTAAACAAATATAAAACTTACCTGGAGCTGAAAAAAGTCAGTAATATCGACTTTATTGATAGGGAAACCATTCAACAGTGTTTAGGCTACTTGCATGATGATGGGCATTCAGCAAAATCGATTGCCCGCTTCATCTCTACTGTACGCAGTTTCCATCAATTTGCTTTAAGGGAACGTTATGCAGCAAAAGATCCTACTGTCTTGATTGAAACACCTAAATATGAACGCCGCTTACCGGATGTATTAGATGTGGATGATGTCCTTGCATTGCTTGAAACACCGAATTTAAGCAAAAACAACGGTTATCGGGACAGAACCATACTTGAATTGCTGTATGCGACAGGTATGCGTGTCACTGAATTAATCCATGTCAGAGTCGAGGATGTCAATTTAATCATGGGCTTCGTCAGAGTCTTTGGTAAAGGCAGCAAAGAACGTATTATACCGTTAGGAGAAACAGTGATAGATTATTTAAAAACATATATCGAAACGGTTCGACCTCAGTTATTAAAACAAACAGTAACGGATACACTCTTTTTAAATATGCACGGCAAACCGCTTTCAAGACAAGGTATATGGAAACTGATTAAGCAATATGGTGTGCAAGCTAATATCACTAAAAAGTTAACACCGCACTCATTGCGTCATTCATTTGCGACGCATTTGCTAGAAAACGGCGCGGATTTAAGAGCAGTACAAGAAATGTTAGGGCATTCTGACATTTCTACTACACAGTTGTATACACATGTTTCTAAATCGCAAATCAGAAAAATGTATAATGAATTTCATCCGCGTGCATGA
- a CDS encoding Fur family transcriptional regulator, with amino-acid sequence MEERLKRVKQQLQKSSYKLTPQREATLRVLIENEEDHLSAEDVYLKVKDKAPEIGLATVYRTLELLAELKIVDKINFGDGVSRFDLKKEGEKHFHHHLVCMECGKVEEIVEDLLPKVEERVESEFQFKILDHRLTFHGICRECQQKKKNS; translated from the coding sequence GTGGAAGAACGTTTAAAACGCGTGAAGCAGCAGTTACAAAAATCATCTTATAAATTAACTCCGCAACGTGAAGCAACATTAAGAGTTCTGATTGAAAATGAGGAAGATCATTTAAGTGCTGAAGATGTATATTTGAAAGTAAAAGATAAAGCACCTGAAATCGGATTAGCAACGGTTTACAGAACTTTAGAACTTTTAGCTGAACTGAAAATTGTTGATAAGATTAATTTCGGTGATGGTGTTTCACGCTTTGATTTGAAAAAAGAGGGAGAAAAACACTTTCACCATCATCTTGTTTGTATGGAATGCGGTAAGGTAGAGGAAATCGTTGAAGATTTATTACCGAAAGTCGAAGAGCGTGTTGAATCTGAATTCCAATTTAAAATTTTGGATCATCGGCTTACATTCCATGGCATTTGCCGAGAATGCCAGCAAAAGAAGAAAAATAGCTAG
- a CDS encoding SDR family oxidoreductase produces the protein MEHLIKKHFVVTGGTSGLGYAITQQLLKKGAQVTLLIRDEQKYHNTHFPTNTHLLDYQICDLAQPEDIKQLAFKQPIDGVIHSAGLGYFKPILEHTENEMLETYHINLIHFNLLLQQLKPYFNPHPYIVGISSLAAFSTQTSSGHYAASKAGFNQVLNTLRLENPNYHVLVVNAGPIRTPFHAKADPTLKYAAQVDKWMLDPNQLAQEVIHAMTHKKAELNRPKWLYYLLKCYQVNPRFFEKTAPNLFSNKGK, from the coding sequence ATGGAACATCTTATCAAAAAGCATTTTGTCGTCACTGGAGGGACCAGTGGCTTAGGCTATGCCATTACCCAACAATTGTTAAAAAAGGGCGCACAAGTCACCTTATTAATAAGAGATGAGCAAAAATATCATAATACGCATTTTCCGACCAATACACATTTACTTGATTATCAAATATGCGATTTGGCACAGCCGGAGGATATAAAACAGCTAGCTTTCAAGCAACCGATAGATGGTGTGATTCATAGTGCAGGGCTGGGTTACTTTAAGCCGATACTAGAGCATACTGAAAATGAAATGTTAGAAACTTATCATATCAACCTGATACATTTCAACTTGCTGCTGCAACAGCTAAAGCCTTATTTCAATCCTCATCCTTACATCGTAGGCATCAGCAGTTTAGCCGCATTTTCAACGCAAACTTCCAGCGGTCATTATGCAGCCAGCAAAGCAGGATTTAATCAAGTCTTAAATACATTGCGGCTTGAAAATCCAAATTATCATGTACTGGTCGTGAATGCAGGTCCCATTCGCACTCCTTTTCATGCAAAAGCAGACCCTACATTGAAATATGCTGCACAAGTTGATAAATGGATGTTGGACCCAAATCAATTAGCACAAGAAGTCATTCATGCAATGACACATAAAAAAGCAGAGCTGAATCGTCCTAAATGGCTCTATTACTTATTAAAGTGTTATCAAGTAAATCCGCGATTCTTCGAAAAAACAGCACCCAACCTCTTCAGCAATAAAGGCAAATAA
- a CDS encoding response regulator, translated as MTKILVVDDEERIRRLLKLYLERESFDIEEARDGKEALDLALNNDYACILLDLMLPEIDGIEVANRLREYKETPIIMLTAKGEETNRVEGFESGADDYIVKPFSPREVVLRVKALLRRTLTATSDQNEPHARDLIEFKHLVIDNDAHRVLADGTQVNLTPKEYELLIFLAKTPNKVFDREQLLKDVWHYEFYGDLRTVDTHVKRLREKLNRVSSDAAHMIQTVWGVGYKFEVNTDDETTQ; from the coding sequence ATGACAAAAATTCTTGTCGTTGATGACGAAGAAAGAATTCGAAGATTGTTAAAATTGTATTTAGAACGAGAATCTTTTGATATCGAAGAAGCTCGAGACGGCAAAGAGGCTTTGGACTTAGCCTTGAATAATGATTATGCTTGTATCTTGTTAGACTTGATGCTTCCCGAAATCGATGGAATTGAAGTTGCGAACCGCTTAAGAGAGTACAAAGAAACGCCAATCATTATGCTGACTGCAAAAGGCGAAGAAACTAACCGTGTTGAAGGTTTCGAGTCTGGTGCAGATGATTATATCGTTAAACCATTCTCTCCAAGAGAAGTTGTTTTGAGAGTTAAAGCACTTTTAAGACGTACATTGACAGCAACATCAGATCAAAACGAACCGCATGCAAGAGATTTAATAGAGTTTAAACATTTGGTGATTGATAATGATGCACACCGTGTCCTTGCAGACGGAACACAAGTCAACTTGACACCAAAAGAATACGAACTCTTAATTTTCTTAGCCAAAACACCGAATAAAGTATTCGATCGCGAACAATTGTTAAAAGACGTTTGGCATTACGAGTTCTATGGGGACTTGCGTACTGTAGATACTCACGTCAAACGCCTCAGAGAAAAATTAAACCGTGTCTCATCAGATGCTGCGCATATGATACAAACTGTATGGGGCGTAGGTTATAAATTCGAGGTTAATACCGACGATGAAACGACTCAATAA
- the rnz gene encoding ribonuclease Z: MEITFLGTGAALPTKERNTQAIALNLEPYSNSIWLFDVGEGTQHQILHHSIKLGKINHIFISHMHGDHIFGLPGLLTSRSFQGGEDKPLTIIGPRGIKNYVEMTLRASLSKLNYPVTFIEIDDQLHYHHEGFTVSAYALNHGVPSFGYRIEAPTTPGKIDVSALKAIGMEPGPQYQEVKDNETFTFNDQVYDSKQFKGEDKVGPKIAIFGDTMPCDNEYILANDVDVLVHEATYIDGDLSLAESHHHTHITQVLRLLENSNAKQALLNHISNRYNLSDIDVIYAELQEQYPHLKFKFVRDFDAFEV, encoded by the coding sequence ATGGAAATTACATTTTTGGGAACTGGAGCGGCGTTGCCAACGAAAGAACGCAATACACAAGCAATAGCGCTCAATTTAGAACCGTATTCAAATTCAATTTGGCTTTTTGATGTCGGTGAAGGTACACAGCATCAAATTTTGCACCATTCCATTAAACTCGGTAAAATCAATCATATTTTTATCTCCCATATGCATGGAGATCATATATTCGGCTTGCCAGGTTTATTGACCAGCCGTTCTTTCCAAGGCGGAGAAGATAAACCTTTAACAATTATCGGACCAAGAGGTATCAAAAATTACGTAGAAATGACATTGCGTGCATCATTATCCAAATTAAACTATCCGGTAACCTTCATAGAAATTGATGATCAGCTGCACTATCATCATGAAGGATTTACAGTCAGTGCTTATGCACTTAACCATGGCGTACCGTCATTCGGTTATCGAATCGAAGCACCGACAACACCAGGGAAAATAGATGTCAGTGCTTTGAAAGCCATCGGTATGGAACCTGGTCCTCAATATCAAGAAGTAAAAGATAATGAAACATTTACGTTTAATGACCAAGTATATGATTCAAAACAATTTAAAGGCGAGGACAAAGTCGGGCCGAAAATTGCAATCTTCGGAGATACTATGCCTTGCGATAATGAGTATATCCTTGCTAATGATGTAGATGTACTCGTTCATGAAGCTACATATATCGATGGAGACCTTTCATTAGCAGAAAGCCATCATCACACTCATATTACACAAGTGCTGCGCTTGCTTGAAAACAGCAATGCTAAGCAAGCTTTGCTGAACCATATCAGCAATCGCTATAACTTATCAGATATAGATGTGATTTATGCAGAACTTCAAGAACAATATCCGCATTTAAAATTTAAATTTGTACGAGACTTTGATGCGTTTGAAGTATAA
- a CDS encoding aldo/keto reductase: MQKNVLKSGLEISELGLGCMSLGTEKKHAQEIIERAIDLGITYFDTADMYDKGINEKLVGEILKPYQNSEDIVIGTKVGNHLKDDGTTFWDPSKKHIKESVKSSLKNLGVDQIDLYQLHGGTIDDPLDETISAFDELKQEGIIRAYGISSIRPNVINYYLEHSQIETWMAQFNLIDNRPEDLIQKAHQKGVKLLARGPLFKGLLTSKSNTALDQKFEDGIFDYSYQELGSTIASLKEIENNLSALTFNYLLSQDVLGSIIAGASSVEQLEENVKNYQTQVDLNRLHAARERVKDLHYTNHLN; encoded by the coding sequence ATGCAAAAGAATGTTTTGAAAAGCGGTTTAGAGATTTCTGAATTAGGTCTGGGATGTATGAGTCTTGGTACTGAGAAGAAACACGCACAAGAAATTATAGAACGTGCTATTGATTTAGGGATTACTTATTTTGATACAGCGGATATGTATGACAAAGGTATCAATGAGAAATTGGTCGGAGAAATTTTGAAACCGTATCAAAACTCCGAAGATATCGTGATCGGTACAAAAGTGGGCAACCACTTAAAAGATGATGGTACAACATTTTGGGATCCATCGAAAAAGCATATTAAAGAAAGCGTGAAAAGTTCTCTTAAAAACTTAGGTGTGGATCAAATTGATTTATATCAATTACATGGCGGAACAATCGATGATCCGTTAGATGAAACAATCAGCGCTTTTGATGAATTGAAACAAGAAGGTATTATTCGTGCCTATGGTATTTCATCGATTCGTCCTAATGTCATCAATTATTATTTAGAACATAGTCAAATCGAAACATGGATGGCACAATTCAACTTAATTGATAACCGTCCAGAAGATTTGATACAAAAAGCCCATCAAAAAGGTGTTAAATTATTAGCGCGCGGCCCTCTCTTTAAAGGCCTGTTAACTTCTAAAAGCAATACAGCTTTAGATCAGAAGTTTGAAGATGGTATTTTCGACTATAGTTATCAAGAACTCGGCAGTACTATTGCTTCGCTAAAAGAAATTGAAAACAATTTATCTGCACTCACATTCAACTATCTGCTTTCACAAGATGTATTAGGGTCTATTATTGCAGGTGCAAGCAGTGTTGAACAGCTTGAAGAAAATGTGAAGAACTATCAAACACAAGTTGATTTAAACAGATTGCATGCAGCAAGAGAGCGTGTTAAAGACCTGCATTATACAAATCATTTAAACTAA